In Zobellia roscoffensis, the following are encoded in one genomic region:
- a CDS encoding FIST signal transduction protein has product MKVTQAVKEAKQPFKILSGENHTLKEPLVLVFGNRFALEDGNLFSEVKELFPGGHIVFGSTAGEIIEDSVRQGSVSLTAIEFEKCSFVIKNRNVSDIDDDHLLGEAILKEFPKEGLKHIFLISEGSSVNGSALIGGFEDARINHIGLSGGLCGDDDRFERTLASYNESAKEGEIIAIGFYGESLEITSANYGGWTPFGPERIITKSKDNVLYELDDHPALDLYKKYLGDKAKELPTSALLFPLSVRINEKEEPLVRTILTIDEAANTMTLAGDVPEGARVQLMMATVDDIVDAASVAAQYAMDNRKNEPELAILISCVGRKLVMDQRTEEEVEEVISVIGSRAAVTGFYSYGEMAPFTGQEACKLHNQTMTLTLFSE; this is encoded by the coding sequence ATGAAAGTAACACAAGCAGTAAAAGAAGCAAAGCAGCCGTTTAAGATTTTATCAGGTGAAAATCATACGTTAAAAGAACCATTAGTTCTGGTCTTCGGAAATAGATTTGCATTAGAAGACGGCAACCTTTTTAGTGAAGTAAAAGAGCTCTTTCCGGGAGGTCATATTGTTTTTGGTAGTACTGCGGGTGAAATTATTGAAGATTCTGTACGTCAAGGTTCAGTATCCTTAACGGCTATTGAGTTTGAGAAATGTAGTTTTGTTATAAAGAACCGTAATGTATCTGATATAGATGATGACCATTTGCTAGGCGAAGCTATTCTTAAGGAGTTTCCAAAAGAAGGGCTAAAACATATTTTTTTAATATCTGAGGGTAGTTCCGTAAATGGCAGCGCCTTGATCGGAGGTTTTGAAGATGCTAGAATAAACCATATAGGTCTTTCTGGTGGTTTGTGTGGTGATGATGACCGTTTTGAAAGAACGCTTGCCTCATACAATGAGAGTGCTAAAGAAGGAGAGATAATTGCTATTGGTTTCTATGGTGAGTCTTTAGAAATTACGAGCGCCAATTATGGCGGATGGACCCCTTTTGGTCCTGAACGTATTATTACAAAATCAAAGGACAACGTACTTTATGAGTTAGATGACCATCCCGCCTTGGATTTATATAAAAAGTATCTAGGAGATAAAGCCAAAGAATTACCAACTTCTGCGTTACTTTTTCCTTTAAGTGTACGCATTAATGAAAAAGAGGAACCTTTAGTTCGTACCATTCTTACCATAGATGAAGCGGCTAATACAATGACTTTGGCCGGAGATGTTCCTGAAGGAGCACGGGTTCAATTAATGATGGCCACTGTAGATGACATTGTAGATGCGGCAAGTGTTGCGGCACAATATGCCATGGACAATAGAAAGAATGAACCAGAATTAGCTATTTTAATTAGCTGCGTGGGTAGAAAGCTGGTCATGGATCAAAGAACGGAAGAAGAAGTAGAAGAAGTAATATCTGTTATAGGTAGTAGAGCTGCAGTAACAGGGTTTTATTCTTATGGAGAAATGGCGCCCTTTACAGGTCAAGAGGCATGTAAGTTGCACAACCAAACTATGACCTTAACTTTATTTAGCGAATAA
- a CDS encoding sensor histidine kinase, producing the protein MQKFLDAVEMSYQNYDEKLSMIQRATTISSEELFHANRELTKEAQRQKKILASLELAMESLNSNLSSEDQFGSGAKKEFDVEKLAQHISKLAAQVSEITEEKNILLKDLETQNDSLNNYVQMVSHDLKSPIRNVNALLSWIHDDNQNSLTDESKENIELASSNLVKMDNLINGILEHATIGTSMESRMNVDINLLLKEIESYVPLQENMTLEYGNDFPVIHIEKHLIEQIFAYLITNAIAATKHLKRGIITIKFEDDNQFWKFSVIDNGKGIPVRHQTSIFEMFKKLENNDSAAGVGLALAKKIVRLYQGSIELVSEENMGANFSFTLKKDSNGTTKP; encoded by the coding sequence ATGCAGAAGTTTTTGGATGCTGTAGAGATGTCATACCAGAATTATGATGAAAAATTAAGCATGATACAAAGGGCTACTACTATTAGCTCCGAAGAATTGTTTCATGCCAATAGAGAGCTTACCAAAGAAGCTCAAAGACAAAAGAAAATTTTGGCATCATTAGAATTGGCAATGGAGAGCTTAAATTCTAATTTAAGTAGTGAGGACCAATTTGGGAGTGGAGCTAAAAAAGAATTTGATGTAGAAAAATTAGCACAGCATATTAGTAAATTGGCCGCTCAGGTAAGCGAAATTACCGAAGAGAAAAATATACTTTTAAAAGACCTAGAAACACAGAATGATTCACTTAACAATTATGTGCAGATGGTATCACATGATTTAAAGTCGCCTATTCGGAATGTAAATGCTCTTTTGAGTTGGATTCATGATGACAATCAGAATAGTTTAACAGATGAGAGTAAGGAAAATATAGAACTGGCATCAAGTAATCTGGTAAAAATGGATAATTTGATTAACGGGATTTTAGAACATGCCACCATTGGAACAAGTATGGAATCTAGAATGAATGTAGATATCAATCTTCTTTTAAAAGAAATTGAAAGTTATGTGCCGTTACAGGAAAACATGACTTTAGAGTATGGTAATGACTTTCCGGTTATACATATAGAAAAACACCTGATTGAGCAGATTTTTGCTTATTTAATTACAAATGCCATTGCCGCTACCAAGCATCTTAAGAGAGGCATAATCACTATAAAATTTGAAGATGACAATCAATTTTGGAAGTTTTCGGTAATTGATAATGGAAAAGGTATTCCGGTTAGGCACCAAACCTCCATATTTGAAATGTTTAAGAAACTAGAGAATAATGATAGCGCTGCTGGTGTAGGTTTGGCCTTGGCTAAAAAAATTGTCAGATTATATCAAGGCTCTATAGAACTAGTATCAGAAGAAAATATGGGGGCGAATTTTTCGTTTACATTAAAAAAAGATAGCAATGGAACAACCAAACCTTAA